CGCTCGTTCTCAGTCGTCAGCGAGATGCTCGACCTGCGCAACCGGCGGCTGGCGGAGGTGGCGCACGCCGACGACTACATCGTCAGCGATCACCTCGTCAGCCTCATCATGGCGCAGCTCGTCGAGAACCCGCAGTTGTCGCCTGTGTTCGACGACCTGTTCGACCCCGAGGGCGCGGAAATCTACCTGAAGCCCGCCGAGGACTACGTGCAGCCCGGCCGCCCCGTGGATTTCTACACCGTGACGGCCGCCGCCGCGCGCTATGGCGAGTCGGCGATCGGCTACCGGCTTCAGCAGCGGGCCAACGACGTCGCACAGAGCTACGGTGTCGTGCTGAACCCGCGCAAGTCTGAGCGCGTGACATTCGCACACGGCGACAAGCTGATCGTGGTCGCGGAGGCGTAATGCGGCGCATCTTGCGTTTCGCGCTGCTCTGCCTGCTCGTGCTGGCCGCTGTTGCGGGCGCGCTGGTCGCGCCGGCGGCCGCGCAGGGCGGCGAGTACCGGCTGACCGTCCTGCACACCGGCGAGAACCACGGCCACTGGGATTCGTTCACGCAGACGATCTCGCTGGGCGGCATCGCTCGCCGCGCCACATTGATCCGGCGCGTACGGGCCGAAGGCGGCAACGTCCTGGCGCTCGACTCGGGCGACGTGTCGCAGGGCACGCTGTACTTCACCCAGCATCGCATGGCCGAAGGCGCGGCGTTCTACAACGCGGCGGGATACGATGTGGTTGGCATCGGCAACCACGAGTTCGATCTGGGTCCCCGAACCTTTGCCGAAAACTGGGTCGCCAATGCGCGCTTCGGCATCGTCAGCACCAACCTCGACTTCTCGGCTGAACCGTTGCTGGCCGGCAAGCTGCCGCCGTTCATGGTCAAGACGATCGGCGGCGAGCCGGTCGGCATCCTGGGATTCACGACCGAGGATGTCACGTTCAGCTCGTCGATGGGGCCGACCATTCGCGTCAGGCCGCGTGTCGAGTCGGCGCGCGCGGCCGTGGCGCAGTTGCAGGCGCAGGGCGTCAACAAGATCGTCGCCGTGAGCCATCTCGGCTACGGCGAAGACATCAAACTGGCTGCGGCGGTGGACGGTATCGCGCTCATCGTCGGCGGGCACACGCCAACGTTGCTGGGCGACCCGGCCCGTCTGAACCCGGCGTTGGGCGCGCCCGTCGGCCCGTACCCAACGGTGATTCGTTCGCCGGGCGGACGGCCGGTGCTGCTCGTGGCGGCCGGCGAGTGGGGCAAACTGCTCGGCCGCATCGACGTGACGTTCGACGCGACCGGCGCACCCGTTAAGTGGAGCGGTGAACCGATACTGGTCGATGCCGGCATTCCTGATGACCCGGCGGTCGAGGCGCTGCGGCAGCAGTTGGCTGCGCCGCTGACGACGGCCCGGCAGACGGTGATCGGCAAGGCGGCGTCCGACCTGGACGGCAGTGCGCGCCTGCTGCGCTCGCAAGAGGCGCCGATCGGCAATCTGGTGGCCGACGCGATGCTCGATGCCGCGCGCGCCGACGGCGCTCAGGTCGCGCTGATGAACGGCGGCGGCATCCGCACCGGCTTCAAGGCGGGCGACATCACGCTGGGGCAGGTGCTGGAGGCGCTGCCGTTCGGCAACCGGCTTGTGCAGCTCGACGTGAACGGGGCGGACCTGCTCGCCGTGTTGGAGAACGGCGTCAGCCGCATCAGCGACGGCGCAGGGCGCTTCCCGCAGGTGGCCGGCCTGCGCTTCGCGTTCAGCCTGACGCGGCCTGCGGGCCAGCGCGTGACCGCCGTCGAGATCGGGAGTGCGGCGGCCGGATTCAAGCCGCTCGACCCGGCTGCGACGTACCGCATTGTGACGAACGATTTCATGGCGGGCGGCGGCGATGGCTACGAGATGCTCAAGAACGGCACGGCGGTGCGCGGCGGCGACGTGCCGGTGGACAGCGTGGTTGCGGAGTATATCCGGGCGCGCGGGACCGTGTCGCCGCGCGTCGAGGGCCGGATCGCCAACGGCGCACTTTCGCCTGCGCCGACTGCCGTGATCGCGGCGTCGGGTGTGCTCACGTCGCCGACTGTGCCGCCGGCGGCAACGATTGTCACGCCGACTGTTGTGGTGACGCCGACCGCCATGCCAGCGCCGGCGGCGCTGGCCAGCAACCGAGAGCCGGTCGCTTGGTATGTCATCGCGGCACTGCTGATGGCCGCGCTGCTGCTGGGCGCGTGGGTTGCGCGCCGCCGCGCATAGAAGTGCTTCACACTACTTTGACAGCCCCACGCGGCATGTTATAATGTGGTTTGAGCCGCTGTTGGCGTGCGCCTGTGGCGGAACTGGCAGACGCGCTAGGTTGAGGGCCTAGTGACCCTTACACGGTCGTGGAGGTTCAAGTCCTCTCGGGCGCACCAACAAGCACACCCCCGGTGATTTATCATCGGGGGTGTTTGCTATTCAGCCGCCATGCCCTGCTGCTCGCGGACTTGGACGCGCGGCAACCGGTGCAATCCGTGCTTAGATACCAGCCCGGCGACGCGATCGCGTTGAGCGAAGCCGACTTCAGCCGCCTGCCCGCAGCCTTCTTTGCGGAGATCGAATGCAAGTACGCGTAGCCTGCGGGTCACCGACCCCCATCGCATGCCGGAGCGCCCGCCTTTTGTTGAACAACGTCCGCTGTGCTACCATGTTGCGGTGCATATCGCCATCGGCCCCGACGTCACAGCACGCGCGCCTCAACTCTGCCTGGGATGGCTGGTCATGCGCGGCCTGGCCGTGCGCGCCCATGACGACGGCCTGTGGGCCGCGGTGGAACGCGCCGGCGCGGACTTTGCCGCGCGGTACGGTATCAATCAGCTTGCGAGTGACCCGCATGCCCAGGCGGTGCGGCGGCTATTCAAGTCCGTTGGCGTTGACCCGGCTCGCTACCGCCCCTCGTCGGAAGCGCTGGCCCGGCGCGTCGTGCAGGGCAAAGGGCTGTATGCCGTCAATACGGCCGTGGACGTGAACAACTGGTGCTCGCTGGAAGAGCGCCTGCCGTTCGGCATTTACGATGCGGCGCGCATTGACGGGCCGGTGCTGCTGCGCCTGGGGCGCGAGAGCGAGGCGTACGACGGCATCGGCAAGGCGCTGATCTCGGTCGAAGGCAAGCTGACGCTTGCCGACGATCGCGGCGCGTTCGGCTCGCCGGTCGCCGATTCGGCCCGCACGCTGGTCGGCGTCCAGACGCGTGATATTATTCTCGTCGTCTTTGGCGCGGGCATGCCCGCGTCCGACATGCACCTCGTACTCCAGCGCGCCGCCGACCGGCTGGCGCAATTCAACGGCGGCACGCTCGCGCATACGCAGGTGCTGGAGCCGGCCGCCCGCACAGAGCTTGCTCATGACTGATATGGTTGTGGTCGATCGCGTCACCAAGGCGTGGGGTTCGAATGTCGCCGTCAATGCGTTCAGCATGCGCGCGGCGGAGGGCGAGGTGGTCGCCCTGCTGGGCGGGGTGCGCTCCGGCAAGTCCACCCTGCTCAAGATGATCTCGGCCGACGTGAAGCCCGACCGCGGCACGGTCAGCCTGTGCGGCTACGACACGGTGATGCAGGCCGGCATGGTGCGGCCGCGCATCGGCGTCGTACATCACGATCACTTCCTGGAGCCGAACCTGACCGGCCGCGAGAACCTCGACGAGCAGGCGCTGCTGCGCTTCCTGACGCCCGACGACGCCGAGGCGCGCATCAGCGAACTGCTGCCGCTGATCGAGATGGGCGCGCGCCTGGAGGCCAAAGCGAAGACGCTTGCCCCGGACGAATGGATGCGCCTCGAAATGCTGGCGTGCCTGATTCATCGTCCGCAGGTCCTGCTGGTCGACGAGCCGTCGCGTGGCTGCGACCCGGCAGGCCGCGAGCGCGTCTGGATGGCGCTGCGCCGGCTGCGCCCGCAGGTCAAGACCGTGTTGTTCACCACGCCCGACGAGACCGAAGCGGCGGCGTTGAGCGACCGCACGGTGCGCATTTAGGAGCCGAGCATGAGCGACGTCAAGAAGCTGGTGCAGGAGCAGTTTGGCAGAAACGCCGAGGCGTACGCGACCTCGCGCATGCACAGCCGCGGCGTCAGCCTGACGCGCGTCGTCGAGTTGACCGCGCCGCGTCCCGGCGATGCCGCGCTCGACGTGGCGACGGCAGCCGGGCATACCGCGCTGGCGCTGGCGCCGCACGTCCGGCGCGTGGTCGGGCTCGATCTGACGCCGCAGATGATGGTGCCCGCGCGGCGGCTGGCCGGCGAGCGCGGCGTCGCCAACGCCGACTGGATGGTCGGCGATGTCGAGAACCTGCCGCTGGCGTCGGCCTCGTTCGAGATCATCACCTGCCGCATCGCGCTGCATCACTGGCCCGACGCCGCGCGCGGACTGCGCGAGATGGCGCGTGCGGCCAAGCCCGGCGCACGCGTGGTGCTGATCGACAATGTGGCGCCGGCAGACGGCCACCTGGCGCAGTTCGTGAACCAGTTCGAGCGCGTGCGCGACCCATCGCACAACGTCTGCTACCCGCTCGCCGAATTGGCGGCCATGATGGACGCGGCGGGACTGCGCGCGCAGAGCACCGAACTGCTCGACAAGCCGACTGATTTCGAGGACTGGGTCAAGCGCATGCGCGTGCCCGATGCACCGCTGCGCGATCTGCGCGCCATGCTGCAGACGCCCGAAGCGGCGGCGACGATCCGCCCGGAAACGATCGATGGCGTCATGACGTTCCACATCACCGAAGCGATTTTGGTGGGGGTGCGGTAGCCTGTCACGCCCCCCGTGGTTCAACGGAACCGGCGTGGCCGGATCCGGTCGGTTCACTGAGCAGCGCATGGAGCGAAAGTCCGCGTGAACAACCTCACTGATAAACACGTTGTCCTCGGCGTGTCCGGCAGCATCGCCGCCTACAAAGCAGTCGACCTGGCGAGCAAGCTGTACCAGGCCGGGGCGATTGTGGATGTGATCCTGTCGCACGGCGCGCAGGAGATGGTGCGCCCGCTGTCGTTCCAGGCGATCACGCACCGGCCGGTCATCACGGAGGTCTTCTCGCCGCTGATGGAGACCGAGATCGGCCATGTGACGCTGGCGAAGCAGGCCGATGTCTTCGTCGTCGCGCCGGCCACGGCGCACACGATCGCCAAGTTGGCGCTCGGGTTGGCCGACGATATGCTCACCACCACCGCGCTGGCCACGACCGCGCCGATGCTGGTCGCCCCGGCGATGGAAAGCCACATGTTCCAGCACCCGGCGACGCAGGCGCACCTGGCCACCCTGCGCGCGCGGGGCGTGACGATCATGGAGCCGGGCAGCGGGCATCTGGCATCCGGCGCGTCCGGCGTGGGCCGCCTGCCGGAGCCGCAGCAGATCGTGCACGCGATCCGGCAACTGCTGGGCGCGTCCGGCGATCTGGCCGGGCGGCGCGTCGTCATCACGGCGGGCGGCACGCAGGAGGCGCTCGACCCGGTGCGCTACCTGACCAACCGCTCTAGCGGCAAGATGGGTTTCCGGCTGGCCGAGACCGCGCGCGACCGCGGCGCCGACGTGACGATCGTCACGGCGCCGTCGGCCGAGCCGACCCCCTACGGTGTGCGGCGGGTGGACGTGGTCACCGGGCTGGAGATGCTCGACGCCGTCATGCGCGAACTGACGCAGGCCGATGTGCTCGTGATGGCGGCGGCCGTCGCCGACTTCCGGCCCGCGACGGTGTCCGACCAGAAGATCAAGAAGGGCGCGCACGAGGGCATGACGCTTGAGTTGACGCGCAACCCGGACATCCTGAAAGAGGTGGCCGCCGCGCGCGCTGCCGGCCGGTTTGGCAGCCTGGTCGTCGTCGGCTTTGCGGCCGAGACGAGCAACCTGGTCGAGAACGGGCAGAAGAAGCTGGCCGAGAAGAACCTCGACCTGGTCGTTGCGAACCCGGTGCCGGAGTCGTTTGCCGGTGAGGAGAGCCAGGCGGTCTTCATCTATCGCGATCAGCCGCTGAAACCGTTCGAGATGCAGCCCAAGTCGCAGATCGCCGACAAAGTCTGGGACGTGGTGGCTGCATCTCGTCGATCGGGGTGACCTCCGCGATTTGAGACTGGCGCGCATCGGCTTCGATAGTGTCGAAAAATGGCCGGCACATGGGAAGCCCATCACTGTCGCACCCGTACTTCCAATCAGATTGTTAGTCGCCGAGAAATCTTCAACCGTGTAGGTCCCTATGCAATGGAGCCAGAACGTTTGGAGCCGCTATAGTGGAAGGTGAAGCGTCTTTGTCAAAAAGGAGTGCTCATGGCAAGAAAGCCTCTTTTCGCTATGGTCGGCCTCGGCGTGCTTCTGCTTGTCGTATTCTATGTGCAAGTAATAGCCAGAAACATAGCCGCACCAGCCATACTGTCAGCGACACCAACGCCCACCGTCGCCGCTGTTTTCAGTAATGTCCCCGCAACGTGCCCAATTACACGCCCGCCCAATCCGGCATTCGTTCCGCCAGCGCCGTGGCCCGCAGAGCCAGTGGGCGGCGACTTCTGGATTGGTACGCCGGAATTGTGGACATCCGTGAGCTCGACGGGAATGTGGATAAGGTTGCCGCATAATCCGACTGGCTATTCACAAAAGATTCCCGTGTGGAAGCCCAATTACAGCGCACAACTCGAGCCGCAGCCGAAGCTCACCATCACGGGAAAACGGCTGGATGTGGCTGCGCCGTCATACGTCACGAGTGGCGGAACCAATGCCTGCCACTCGGATTTCGGAGGCTGCGTCATGATGTGGGGCGTTGACCTGCCTTCGCTCGGCTGCTGGAAACTCACGATCGAACACGCCAGTTATGAACTGAGCTTCGTCGTATGGGTCGCGCAGTAAGGGTAGAGAGATTCGCGGCGCGATGCCCGTTCTGTGGTCAAAAGGCGTAGACGTTCGATAAGTGGCACAGGGCAGAATGATTCAGCTTGTCGGGAAAGTGGTCTTCAAGAGCCGTTGGGGCACATTTCAGATCTAAGGCGGACTAAAGTCAGAAGCGTCGGCAGACTTTTGCAACAGGCTCCTTGCTCGCGACGGTAGCGTTCAGTCCAATTTGTCATTGCGAGCGGTTTTTGCGAATCAATCTCCACCCTTGTGAGGCGAGGATGGAGATTGATTCGTCGCATACGACGCTCCTCGCAATGACGCCTGAACGGTTACCTCGCGACAACCGAAGCTGTCCGTACGCCCAATACCACGCTGGCCTTATGGTGCCAGGAACTCCAAGCCGCGCGTTACCCTGCCAACATCTCGCGCAAGAGCGGCCTCGCGGCAAGCGCGATGACGGCGCGTCACTTTTCGGGCCGAGAGGACGCCACATCAGGCGGTCGCGCCCTCCGCGATGCACTTATCCACGACCTGCGTGAGCAGTTCGAGCGGCTGTGCGCCGGTGACGAGGTATTTGCTGCCGATGATGAACGCGGGCACGCCGCTCAAGCGATACATGAAGCCGAGCGCCAGTTCCTGCTCGACGCGCGTCTTGTAGTCGCGCGCCTGCAACGCCCGGTCGAGCGCGGCGCTGTCCATGCCAGCAGCCTGCGCCAGTTCGACCAGCACGGCGGAGGTGAAAGCGTTGCCCAACGGCCGCAGCGTCCGTACCGCCGGCATGGTCGTCGTGCGCCCGCGCCCGCAGACGGCCAAGGGCATGGTGTTCATGTCGCCGGAAGACGAGTTTGGCCTGCTCGACATCGTCTTCCGGCCGGACGTTTATGGACGCTGCTGCCGGCAGATCCGCGGGCAGACGGTCATCCTCGTTGACGGCGAACTGCAGAAGGCGGGCGGCGCGATCAGCGTGCCGGCGCACCGCGCACGCGGGTGGGAGAGTTGAGCGCGGCAGAAGACTGACTGCGTTTGGGATTTAGAAGTTGGGATTTGGGATTTTGCCTCCGCCCGCGCTATACTCCCTCGTTGCATGGGCACAACACCGCGCGTGGCGATTCTGCACGACTGGCTCAACCAGGTCGGCGGCGCCGAAAATGTCCTCGAGGAACTGCATGCGATGTACCCCGGGGCGCCGATCTACACGTCGATGGTCTGGCGCGAGGCGATGCCGGCGCGCTACCGCGACTGGGACATCCGCACGACCTGGCTCGACCGCATCGGCTGGAGCAAGACGCACCACCAGTGGTTCCTGCTCGCCTACCCGCTCGCGTTCCGCGCGCTCGACCTGGCGGCCTACGATCTGGTGATCAGCAACAAGAGCGCGTTCTGCTTCACGGCGCGCACGCGGCCGGATGCCCGCCATCTCTGCTACTGCCTGACGCCGACGCGCTTCGTCTGGAACTTCGCGGCGTACGTGCGCGGCGAGGGTGCGGGCGGCGTGGCGCGGTGGGCGGTGCCGCCTTTCCTGCCGTACCTGCAGCGCGTGGAGCGGCAGGCCGCGGCACGCGTGACCCGCTTCGCCGCCATTTCGGGCGTCGTGCAGGCGCGCATTCGCACGCACTACGGGCGCGAGTCGAAGGTCGTCTTCCCGCCCGTCGCCGTCGAGCGCTTCCGCCCGAACACGGCGCCCCCGGACGACTATTACCTCGTCGTGTCACGGCTGATCCCGTACAAGCGCATCGACCTGGCGGTGCAGGCGTTCAACCAACTCGGCAAGCCGTTGGTCGTCATTGGCGACGGGCGCGACCGCGCCAAGCTGGAAGCGATGGCCGGGCCGAACATCCGGTTCCTGGGCCGGCTCGACGACGCCGAGACCGACAGCTACCGTTACCGCTGCCGCGCCTTCATCTTCCCCGGCGAGGACGATTTCGGCATCGCGCCGGTCGAGGCGATGGCCGCCGGGCGGGCCGCGATCGCTTTCGCGGCGGGTGGCGCGCTCGACACGGTGCGCGAGGGCGTCAGCGGCGTGCTGTTCCGCGAGCCAAGCGCCGAATCGCTGGCCGAGGCCGTGCGGCGCTTCGAGGCGCAGTCGTTCGATCCCGCCGCCGTGCAGGCGCACGCCGCGCTGTTCTCGACTGCCAATTTCCGGGCCCGCTTCAAGGAGTGGGTCGGCGCGTAAAGAAAAGATCTATCGCAGAGCACGCAGAGGGCACAGAGAAAAACAAATGTATCCGCGAATAACGCGAATCGACGCGAATAACAACAGGACCTTTCTCTTCTTTGCGTCCGTCGCGTTCTTTGCGGTTAAGTAGTCTTTCACCGTGTGCTCTGCGGTGAAATGCTGTTCAAGACAGCGATTGGGTTGGGTTGTAAAGAGACTAACCGCAGAGCACGCAGAGGGCACAGAGAAAAACAAATGTATCCGCGAATAACGCGAATCGACGCGAATAACAACAGGACCTTTCTCTTCTTTGCGTCCTTCGCGTTCTTTGCGGTTAAGTGGTCTTTCTCTGCGTTCTCTGCGGTGAAATGTTGTTCAAAACAGCATGGTTCTCATTCGTGCTGATTCGCGTTATTCGCGGATCAGTGGTTGTTCTTTGCGTTCTTTGCGGTAGTCAGTTTTTGTGGCGTGTGGAGTCGTGACTATGGAACTCAAAGCGTACTGGAACGTCGTCTTGCGGCGCTGGTGGATTATCGCCGTGCTGGTCGTCGTCGTGTTCGGCGCATCGCAGTTGCTGGCGCCCAAGCCGACCACGTCGTACACGGTCAGCATGCGCTTCGCCATCGGCCTGGCCGCCGACGCCATGCCGGCCGGCGCAGCGACGTATTACGACCCCGCCTACTACGACTGGCTCGTCTCGGAGTACCTGACCGACGACTTCAGCGAGATCGTCAAGTCGTCGGCGTTCGCGCAGGACGTCAGCCAGTGCGCCGGGCAGGGCGTGGCGCCCGGCATGGTGCAGGGCACGGCCAACACGCAGAAACAGCACCGCATCCTGACGCTTTCGCTTTCCGGCGGCGACAGGCAACAAGTGACGGCGATCGCTGACTGCGCCGCCAAAGTGCTGCGCGAGAACAACGCCAAGTATTTCGCGCAACTGAACACCTACCGCGCCTCGATCCAGATCATCGACGGTCCGAACGTCGCGGAGGCGACCAGCGACCTGCGCGGACGGCTCGACCTGCCGATCCGCCTCGCGCTGGCCGTCGTGGCCGGCATCGCGCTGGCGTTCCTGATCGACTACCTGGACGACTCCGTGCGCGGCGCGCGCGACGTGGAGGCGCTCGGGCTGAGCGTGGTCGGCGAGATTCCGCGCGCGCGGCGCAAGTGGCTGCGGTAGGGGGCATGGAAATCGGGGCGGGGCGACCCCGCCCCTACGATGCGGGTGTGTGGGGGCGCGGCGACCTGTCGCACCCTTTGGGGTGTCACCACGCCCGTAATCCGTTCTGTCCAATGCGCCGGTGGTTTCGTGTTTGACAGCCGCCATGCTACAATGCCTGACGGTCTGAAGGAGAGATAGTGCATGGATTTGCGTGATTATCTGAAGATTCTGCAAAAACGCTGGTGGATTATCGTGCTGGTGGCGGTCATTGCCGCCGGCAGCGCGTATGGCTTCAGCAAGCTGCAGGATACCGTTTATCGCTCGGCTATCAAGCTAACCGTGGAGCCCTCGCGGGCATCGGACTACGGGCAGACGCTCGCCATCAAGAACGTCCTGCGCAACTATGCCGAGCTATTGCGCGCCCGCAAGATGGCTCAACGCGTGATCGACACGCTTCAACTCGACATCAAGCCGGAGGCGCTGTTAGCCAAGCTCGCCGTCGACCCCAACGAGGCTGACTTAACGATCCAGATTGAAGTGCGCGACCACAGTGGCGGTAACGCCCAGCGCATCGCGCAAGCCTACGCCGAATTGTTCGTCAACCAGCGCCAGATCGCCAATCTGGAAAGAGATCAGACCGACCGCATCCTTACGTCGATCGTGGACGATGCCGGCGCGCCGGAGATCTACTCGCCCAAGACCAGCATTAACGTGCTGGCGGGCGGCGTGCTCGGCGGGCTGCTCGGCCTGATCATCCTGTTCGTGCTCGAATGGCTGGAGTCCGACGTCGTGCGTTCGGGCGAGGACGTCGAGCGCTACGCCGGCGTGCCCGTCATCGGCGCCATTCCAACCATCGGCGCGCGCCAGTCGCGCGGCGGCATGCCCGGCATCGCGCGCCTGGCGTTCTGGAAACGGGCCTGACCCGCGCCGCGCGGAGAGTACCCACATGAGCGATAACCGATCCGGCGCGCTGGTCACGCTGACCAACCCGCGCTCCTCTATCAGCGAAGCATACCGCACGCTGCGCACCAACATCGAATTCTCGTCGGTCGACCGGTCGCTGAAGAGCCTGCTGGTCACCTCGGCCGGTCCCGAGGAGGGCAAGTCGACCACGCTGGCCAACCTGGCCGTGGCGATGGCGCAGGGCGGCAAGCGCGTCATTATTGTAGACTGCGACCTGCGGCGGCCGTCGCAGCACACCATCTTCGAGCTGCGCAACGAGCGCGGCCTGACGAGCCTGATGATCGCCGACGCCGACCTGGGCAACCCGCCTCTGCAGGAGACGAGCCAGCCCGGTCTGCAGTTGCTGGCCGCCGGGCCGCCGCCACCGAACCCGTCGGAGATGCTTGGCTCCAAGCGCATGCAGGAAGTCATCAAGCGGCTCGCGGAGCGCGCCGATTGCGTCGTCTTCGACGCGCCGCCGATCCTGGCCGTGACCGACGCCGCCGTGCTGGCCACGCGCGTCGACGGCGTGCTGCTGGTCGTCAACGCCGGCGGCACCAAGCGCGACCACATGCAGAAGGCGCACGCCCTGCTCAAGAAAGTGAACGCGCCGCTGATCGGCGTAGTGCTGAACAACGTCAACTCCGACGACATGCTGAACCGCTACTACGGACAATAGCATGAAGGGCCTCATTCTGTCCGGCGGCAAGGGCACGCGCCTGCGCCCGCTGACGTACACCGGCGCAAAGCAGTTGGTGCCGGTCGCCAACAAGCCGGTGCTGTTCTACGCGATTGAGGACCTCGTCGAAGCCGGCGTCACCGATATCGGCATTGTCATCGGCGACACCGGCGACCAGATCCGCGCGGCGGTCGGCGACGGCGCGCAGTTCGGCGCGCGCGTGACGTACATCCCACAGGATGCGCCGCTCGGCCTGGCGCACGCGGTTAAGATCGCACGCGGCTTCCTGGGCGACGACCGCTTCATCCTCTTCCTCGGCGACAACTTCATCCGCGACGGCATCGTCTCGCAGGTCGAGGCGTTCCGCGGCGGCGGCATGAACTGCCAGATCATTCTGTTCAAGGTGTCGAACCCGGAAAACCTCGGCGTGGCGGTGCTGAACGCCGACGGCACCGTCAACCGGCTGGTCGAGAAGCCACGCGAGTTCATTTCCGACCTGGCGCTGGTCGGCATCTACATGTTCGACCGCCACATCTTCGACGCGATCGAGCAAATCACGCCGTCGCGGCGCGGCGAACTGGAAATCACTGACGCGATCCAGAAGCTGATCGAGATGGGCCGCGTCGTCAGGCCGCACCTGCTGCAGGGCGAGTGGATTGACACCGGCAAGCGCAGCGATATGCTCGACGCCAACCGGCTGATGCTCGAAACGCTCGACGCGCGCATGGACGGCACGGCCGACGCGCGCTCGCAGATCGTCGGGCGGGTGGTCGTCGAGGCGGGCGCGCAGATCATCGAGAGCGTGATCCGCGGCCCGGCGATCATCGGCGCGAATACGCGCATCGAGCGCGCCTTCGTCGGCCCGTTCACGGCTATCGACCGCGACTGCGTCATCCGCAACGCCGAAATCGAAAACAGCATTGTGATGGATGGCAGCCAGATCAGCGATGTGCGCGACCGCATCGCCGACAGTCTGATCGGGCGCTTCGTCGAGATCCGGCAGTCGCCGCCGATGCCCAAGGCGCTGCGGCTTCTGCTGGGCGACCACAGCCAGGTGGGGGTCCTATGAAGATCGTGCTCGATGCGATGGGCAGCGACAGCCGGCCGGTCAATGACGTGGCGGGC
This DNA window, taken from Chloroflexota bacterium, encodes the following:
- a CDS encoding 5'-nucleotidase C-terminal domain-containing protein codes for the protein MRRILRFALLCLLVLAAVAGALVAPAAAQGGEYRLTVLHTGENHGHWDSFTQTISLGGIARRATLIRRVRAEGGNVLALDSGDVSQGTLYFTQHRMAEGAAFYNAAGYDVVGIGNHEFDLGPRTFAENWVANARFGIVSTNLDFSAEPLLAGKLPPFMVKTIGGEPVGILGFTTEDVTFSSSMGPTIRVRPRVESARAAVAQLQAQGVNKIVAVSHLGYGEDIKLAAAVDGIALIVGGHTPTLLGDPARLNPALGAPVGPYPTVIRSPGGRPVLLVAAGEWGKLLGRIDVTFDATGAPVKWSGEPILVDAGIPDDPAVEALRQQLAAPLTTARQTVIGKAASDLDGSARLLRSQEAPIGNLVADAMLDAARADGAQVALMNGGGIRTGFKAGDITLGQVLEALPFGNRLVQLDVNGADLLAVLENGVSRISDGAGRFPQVAGLRFAFSLTRPAGQRVTAVEIGSAAAGFKPLDPAATYRIVTNDFMAGGGDGYEMLKNGTAVRGGDVPVDSVVAEYIRARGTVSPRVEGRIANGALSPAPTAVIAASGVLTSPTVPPAATIVTPTVVVTPTAMPAPAALASNREPVAWYVIAALLMAALLLGAWVARRRA
- a CDS encoding DsbA family protein yields the protein MGNAFTSAVLVELAQAAGMDSAALDRALQARDYKTRVEQELALGFMYRLSGVPAFIIGSKYLVTGAQPLELLTQVVDKCIAEGATA
- a CDS encoding CpsD/CapB family tyrosine-protein kinase — its product is MSDNRSGALVTLTNPRSSISEAYRTLRTNIEFSSVDRSLKSLLVTSAGPEEGKSTTLANLAVAMAQGGKRVIIVDCDLRRPSQHTIFELRNERGLTSLMIADADLGNPPLQETSQPGLQLLAAGPPPPNPSEMLGSKRMQEVIKRLAERADCVVFDAPPILAVTDAAVLATRVDGVLLVVNAGGTKRDHMQKAHALLKKVNAPLIGVVLNNVNSDDMLNRYYGQ
- a CDS encoding methyltransferase domain-containing protein encodes the protein MSDVKKLVQEQFGRNAEAYATSRMHSRGVSLTRVVELTAPRPGDAALDVATAAGHTALALAPHVRRVVGLDLTPQMMVPARRLAGERGVANADWMVGDVENLPLASASFEIITCRIALHHWPDAARGLREMARAAKPGARVVLIDNVAPADGHLAQFVNQFERVRDPSHNVCYPLAELAAMMDAAGLRAQSTELLDKPTDFEDWVKRMRVPDAPLRDLRAMLQTPEAAATIRPETIDGVMTFHITEAILVGVR
- a CDS encoding ABC transporter ATP-binding protein, which encodes MTDMVVVDRVTKAWGSNVAVNAFSMRAAEGEVVALLGGVRSGKSTLLKMISADVKPDRGTVSLCGYDTVMQAGMVRPRIGVVHHDHFLEPNLTGRENLDEQALLRFLTPDDAEARISELLPLIEMGARLEAKAKTLAPDEWMRLEMLACLIHRPQVLLVDEPSRGCDPAGRERVWMALRRLRPQVKTVLFTTPDETEAAALSDRTVRI
- the coaBC gene encoding bifunctional phosphopantothenoylcysteine decarboxylase/phosphopantothenate--cysteine ligase CoaBC; protein product: MNNLTDKHVVLGVSGSIAAYKAVDLASKLYQAGAIVDVILSHGAQEMVRPLSFQAITHRPVITEVFSPLMETEIGHVTLAKQADVFVVAPATAHTIAKLALGLADDMLTTTALATTAPMLVAPAMESHMFQHPATQAHLATLRARGVTIMEPGSGHLASGASGVGRLPEPQQIVHAIRQLLGASGDLAGRRVVITAGGTQEALDPVRYLTNRSSGKMGFRLAETARDRGADVTIVTAPSAEPTPYGVRRVDVVTGLEMLDAVMRELTQADVLVMAAAVADFRPATVSDQKIKKGAHEGMTLELTRNPDILKEVAAARAAGRFGSLVVVGFAAETSNLVENGQKKLAEKNLDLVVANPVPESFAGEESQAVFIYRDQPLKPFEMQPKSQIADKVWDVVAASRRSG
- a CDS encoding glycosyltransferase; this encodes MGTTPRVAILHDWLNQVGGAENVLEELHAMYPGAPIYTSMVWREAMPARYRDWDIRTTWLDRIGWSKTHHQWFLLAYPLAFRALDLAAYDLVISNKSAFCFTARTRPDARHLCYCLTPTRFVWNFAAYVRGEGAGGVARWAVPPFLPYLQRVERQAAARVTRFAAISGVVQARIRTHYGRESKVVFPPVAVERFRPNTAPPDDYYLVVSRLIPYKRIDLAVQAFNQLGKPLVVIGDGRDRAKLEAMAGPNIRFLGRLDDAETDSYRYRCRAFIFPGEDDFGIAPVEAMAAGRAAIAFAAGGALDTVREGVSGVLFREPSAESLAEAVRRFEAQSFDPAAVQAHAALFSTANFRARFKEWVGA
- a CDS encoding glucose-1-phosphate thymidylyltransferase — protein: MKGLILSGGKGTRLRPLTYTGAKQLVPVANKPVLFYAIEDLVEAGVTDIGIVIGDTGDQIRAAVGDGAQFGARVTYIPQDAPLGLAHAVKIARGFLGDDRFILFLGDNFIRDGIVSQVEAFRGGGMNCQIILFKVSNPENLGVAVLNADGTVNRLVEKPREFISDLALVGIYMFDRHIFDAIEQITPSRRGELEITDAIQKLIEMGRVVRPHLLQGEWIDTGKRSDMLDANRLMLETLDARMDGTADARSQIVGRVVVEAGAQIIESVIRGPAIIGANTRIERAFVGPFTAIDRDCVIRNAEIENSIVMDGSQISDVRDRIADSLIGRFVEIRQSPPMPKALRLLLGDHSQVGVL